The genomic region GGCTTCCCATCTTGACCGCTTCTTCGATTTTTTGATCGATTTCGGCATAAGTCAGATTGTACGATTCTTTGTGGTGGGTCGTGGGACGATAAAAGGCGCAAAAGTTGCACCTCGCCGTGCAGACATTTGTATAGTTGATGTTCCGGTCGATGAGATAGGCGGCCCGTTTTCCGTTTTTCTTCACGGCAATTTCACGCGCGCGGCGGCCCAG from Deltaproteobacteria bacterium harbors:
- a CDS encoding dehypoxanthine futalosine cyclase, whose amino-acid sequence is MNTSRITLKEALDLAHNADFLTLGRRAREIAVKKNGKRAAYLIDRNINYTNVCTARCNFCAFYRPTTHHKESYNLTYAEIDQKIEEAVKMGS